Proteins from a single region of Oryza brachyantha chromosome 6, ObraRS2, whole genome shotgun sequence:
- the LOC102722132 gene encoding protein trichome birefringence-like 24 yields the protein MGLGMGDQTPASQRKAAAAAGGGGLAALKLLLCVLLVGLALRLLVGPSAYLLSDTATATAAPEGEVASDGSCDLSHGEWVPDSLGPSYTNGSCRFIEMPQNCMTNGRPDSGYLYWRWKPYGCDVPRFEGEKFLEAMRGKHWALIGDSILRNHVQSLLCLLAKVEEPTQVYHDRTFKSRRWHFASHNITVSLIWAPFLVEAEIFEDDDGRSTSELQLHLDILDSNWTRQWNSFDYVVISTGQWFPKTAVYWEDGVLTGCHYCKNKNIAELTFEYAFRKSLRKAFQFITSSPHKPVVFYRTWSPSHFENGEWSSGGTCKRTVPFKPGEAGDRESDKKMWRIEREEFAKAAAHDRSNNAGRLKLLDTFELSLLRPDGHSGPYRTYHPFDKGTTSKVQNDCLHWCLPGPIDAWNDIIMEMLEMN from the exons ATGGGGCTGGGGATGGGTGATCAGACGCCGGCGTCTcagaggaaggcggcggcggcggcgggcggaggcgggctGGCCGCCCTGAAGCTGCTGCTGTGCGTgctcctcgtcggcctcgCCCTGCGGCTGCTCGTCGGCCCCTCCGCGTACCTCCTGTCGgacaccgccaccgccaccgccgcgccggagggggaggtggctTCCGACG GGAGTTGTGATCTTTCCCATGGTGAATGGGTCCCTGATTCACTAGGCCCATCTTACACCAATGGCAGCTGCCGCTTCATCGAGATGCCGCAGAACTGTATGACAAATGGGAGGCCTGACAGTGGTTATCTTTATTGGAGATGGAAGCCATATGGCTGCGATGTGCCGCGGTTTGAGGGCGAGAAGTTTTTGGAGGCCATGCGGGGAAAACATTGGGCACTTATTGGTGATTCAATCCTCCGAAACCATGTCCAATCGTTGCTTTGCCTTCTTGCTAAG GTTGAAGAGCCTACTCAGGTCTACCATGACAGGACATTCAAATCAAGGCGGTGGCACTTCGCTTCACACAACATCACAGTATCTCTTATCTGGGCACCGTTCCTGGTCGAAGCTGAAATatttgaagatgatgatggaaGATCAACTTCTGAGCTCCAACTGCACCTTGACATACTTGACTCAAACTGGACAAGGCAATGGAACAGCTTTGACTATGTCGTGATATCAACAGGGCAATGGTTCCCGAAAACCGCAGTCTACTGGGAGGATGGAGTTTTGACTGGCTGCCACTATTGCAAGAACAAGAACATAGCGGAACTGACCTTTGAGTACGCCTTCCGCAAGTCACTCAGAAAAGCTTTTCAGTTCATCACATCCTCACCTCACAAGCCAGTGGTCTTCTACAGAACATGGTCACCGTCACATTTCGAGAACGGCGAGTGGTCCAGTGGTGGGACTTGCAAGAGGACTGTTCCATTCAAGCCGGGGGAAGCTGGCGATAGAGAATCGGACAAGAAGATGTGGAGGATTGAGAGAGAAGAGTTTGCCAAGGCAGCGGCGCATGACAGGTCCAACAATGCTGGGCGTCTGAAGCTGCTTGACACATTTGAGCTCTCGCTGCTAAGGCCTGACGGCCACTCTGGACCTTACAGGACATATCATCCTTTCGATAAGGGGACGACCAGCAAAGTTCAGAACGACTGCCTGCACTGGTGCCTACCCGGTCCTATCGATGCATGGAATGATATAATCATGGAGATGTTAGAGATGAACTGA
- the LOC102722688 gene encoding uncharacterized protein LOC102722688, producing the protein MSMARDDDDVEAAADGGRHRREHWAVAEDGGGAGALVWDCGSALYDSYELTSFRRQLDAAVLSCGGGRSLSMPHHLPSSAQTQQQQLPAGRRRRRRRRIPEMLRRLFGKVLLRLRFPASRAARGGWYDYGAHGDGRPGSPWSGALTSIPEESASPENGALPSTSPLVDAGGEPSALRLRKAQSERFVGSKTASSMVQFDVVL; encoded by the coding sequence ATGTCCATGGcgagagacgacgacgacgtcgaggcGGCAGCGGATGGTGGTCGTCACCGTCGTGAGCACTGGGCTgtggcggaggacggcggcggcgcgggggctcTGGTGTGGGACTGCGGCAGCGCGCTGTACGACTCGTACGAGCTCACCTCCTTCCGCCGGcagctcgacgccgccgtgctctcctgcggcggcggccggtcgCTCTCCATGCCGCACCACCTGCCGTCGTCGGCGCagacgcagcagcagcagctgccggcggggaggaggaggcggaggcggcgccggatTCCGGAGATGCTCAGGAGGCTGTTCGGCAAGGTGCTGCTCCGGCTGCGGTTCCCGGCGTcgagggcggcgcggggcggctGGTACGACTACGGCgcccacggcgacggccgcccGGGGTCGCCGTGGTCCGGCGCGCTGACGTCAATCCCGGAGGAGAGCGCCAGCCCAGAGAACGGCGCGCTGCCGTCGACGTCCCCCTTggtggacgccggcggcgagccgagCGCGCTCCGGCTCCGCAAGGCGCAGTCGGAGCGCTTCGTCGGCAGCAAGACGGCGTCGTCCATGGTGCAGTTCGATGTCGTCTTGTAG